The sequence TGTTGTCAAATTGgatgaaaaattatttcaagtgtTTATGTGTAACTTAAAATCATCCTTAGATTCTGAACAAGCCTCCACAAGGTAAGATTAGCAGTAAATAGTGGGAACCAGGCTCATAATTGGGGATTGTCTTTAATATGTAAGATATTTAATTATTCTGAAATCAATAAAACTTAGATTCAGTTCAAGGTATGTCCCTTAGAAATGTATGATTTTGGGAAAATGAATGAGATCTTCTAGCATTAGTTTCTTCAATTATAAAATGAGGATTACAGTTCTTGTTACTGTCAATATTAAACAGTAAACTGTGAGTGTATGATTAGAATATACTCTAGGATTTTTGAGCAGTAGAGTAATGTCATTTGGGCTGCTTCAGGAGAACTGATTCTTGGAGGCTAGAATAAACATGGAGAGACTTGATAAGAGCCTATTGCAGTGGAccaggaagaaattaagaagtagGGAATGATCAACtttgtcatatattttcataGTAGAGTGAATAGGATTTATTAAAGTCTCATGAGAGTAATGAATGAAGAGTACAGCAATTTTTTGTCTGAACAACAAGATGGAAAAAACATGTAATGAGATAAATAGGGAACACCTCTTTAAATTTTGTATAGAAAATGCTTATGTTTATTATGGacatttaaaaggtttttaaatacTAAATTGCCATTCACTTGGATGTCAAAATTAGAGATGTTGCATATCCAAGTTTGCAGATTAAGAGGAGAGGTAGGGGCTGGGGACACAAAATTACTGCTGTAGCATTTAATTGTCAGGAAAAGGGAAATATCCATCTAAAAACCTaagtggggaatacatgtaaatccatggctgattcatgtcaatgtatgacaaaaacctctacaatattgtaaagtaattagcctccaactaataaaaataaatggaagaaaaaaaaaaaaaaaaaaaaaaacctaagaagtGTTAGTGAGGTCTGAGACAATTCAGGGCAGGGAACTTCCATTCACAGTTTGATCCACCCACATTGATTATGTAAACTACCTCAAGTGGGCCTCAAGTATTAGACTTTTGTGGCTTATAAATGTTGGACTGTTTGAAtttctcttccttatttttttttattctttcaattcttttttacGCTCAGCTGAAGCTTGGCTTCCTCTGGAAAGTCTTCTGTCACACTTATTTGATATCTCCTGCACTATGACTCagcactgaatattcatttaatGGCAGTAATAGCATGGGTCTGGAGTTGGTTGACTTCTCCTTATGTGTCATAGCACTGAGGGAAAGAAACTCTGCCTCCTTCAACTTGATAATAAAAATGTCCATGATGCATTGGACACAAATAGCTGTTCTATACTCATTCTtccaagtgaaaaaataaaaaaacaattctcATACATTCAAGCATTTTCCCCCTTTGACTTTCCCTCCTTGTTTTGCAGGTAAGTTGCTTCTACTATATGAAGTCAGCTCCTGTTCAGATTAGATGGAATCAAGAAACAATGTAACCTACTTTGTCCTCCTGGGACtcacacagaatccaaaagaGGGGAAAGTACTTTTGTTTATGTTCCTGTTTGTCTACATTTTGACTGTGGTGGGCAATTTTCTAATTATAGTCACTATAACTGTCAGTAAGACCCTGAACTCACCAATGTACTTTTTTCTTGCTTGCTTATCATTTATGGATATTGCTTATTCCTCTTCTATCACCCCCAGATTGATCTCAGACttgttctttggagaaaaaacCATAACCTTTAAATCTTGTATGACCCAGTTGTTTACAGAGCACCTTTTTTCTGGATCCGGGGTCTTCCTTCTGctggtgatggcctatgaccgctatgtggccatctgtaagccctTACATTATTTGGTGATCATGAGGCAGAGGGTGTGTGTTTTACTGCTAGTGGTGTCCTGGGCTGGAGGCTTCTTGCACTCAGTAATTCAACTTAGTACTATTTATGGGCTCCCATTCTGTGGCCCCAATGTCATTGATCACTTTCTCTGTGACATGTACCCCTTATTGAAACTCGTCTGTGCTGACACCTATATCATTGGCGTCTTAGTTGTGGTCAATGGAGGACTGATCTGTACTCTTGTGTTTCTGCTCTTACTCGTCTCCTACGGAGTCATCCTACACTCTCTGAagaacctgagtcaggaagggaggCGGAAAGCCCTCCAGACCTGTGGTTCCCACATCACTGTGGTGGTCTGCTTCTTTGTTCCctgtattttcatatatgtaaGACCTGCTAAGACCTTCTACATTGATAAATCATTGAGCGTGTTCTATACAGTTATAACCCCCATGCTGAACCCACTAATCTACAGTCTGAGAAATTCTGAGTTAACTTATGCTATGAAGAAGCTCTGGAAAAGAAGCATCATATCCCATGTTAAATAAATGCATCATCCATCATGAAGGGAGTCATTTGACACCAAGGTTCATTTTCTTAGAATGcagaagtcattttaaaatttgttttgatttctctttcttcaaaGAGTTTATGGTAATTATAATTAAAGATTACAATTATACAACCAGGGTATAAAAACAGTTTACCTACCTACTAGAATCAATTATCTTGTTTATCAGTGTACCTAGAATGGTGTAATGCCTATATGGTAAGAAATTAATATGTAATGAATTAGCGAGTTAATTACTATATAGTTATACTGATTTTTCACCAActtatgcatttatattttttattctttttcagagacagtgtaatttttatttagtatCTTGTCATTTAAGTTAACATTTTTACTCATACAGTTTAAAAGACATAATTATATATAGCTTGTCTTTACTGTATTTCATCACATTATACAACACTTTTACACTTTTAGTGTTTACAATGAAACTGaagtaaaatagataataataaataGTATAAGTGAAAACTGAATGCTACGAAAGTGTAGTTGTTCAGTAtagtctgactgtttgcaaccccatggactagtccaccaggctcttctgtcccttgaattctataggcaagaatactggagtggattaccattcccttttccaggggatcttcccaacccagggatgagacctgggtctcctgtattgcagacagtttctttaccatctgagccacaaggaaattCAAACAATATGAGGtgaaatgtaaaacaaattttctatttttctctcagcTTCTTCCAGTCCTCATTCTCAGAGGTTGACCCTACATTTGTTTCTTAGTTTTCATCTAGTAATAATCTTTGCAGATTCAGGTGTATTTTCTATATGTGTCTGTATTCGTTTCTTTCTATATATGTATCACTTGCATTTGCTATGCAATATCTTAAAGATATACCCATATCAGCccatatatattttgtaaattttctcattttgcaaAACACTCTTCATAAATTTATATCAAAATTAATCTGTCTATTTCTTTCATGAGATTCCCAA comes from Cervus elaphus chromosome 1, mCerEla1.1, whole genome shotgun sequence and encodes:
- the LOC122708477 gene encoding olfactory receptor 4A47-like, giving the protein MESRNNVTYFVLLGLTQNPKEGKVLLFMFLFVYILTVVGNFLIIVTITVSKTLNSPMYFFLACLSFMDIAYSSSITPRLISDLFFGEKTITFKSCMTQLFTEHLFSGSGVFLLLVMAYDRYVAICKPLHYLVIMRQRVCVLLLVVSWAGGFLHSVIQLSTIYGLPFCGPNVIDHFLCDMYPLLKLVCADTYIIGVLVVVNGGLICTLVFLLLLVSYGVILHSLKNLSQEGRRKALQTCGSHITVVVCFFVPCIFIYVRPAKTFYIDKSLSVFYTVITPMLNPLIYSLRNSELTYAMKKLWKRSIISHVK